Proteins encoded within one genomic window of Pristis pectinata isolate sPriPec2 chromosome 5, sPriPec2.1.pri, whole genome shotgun sequence:
- the mc4r gene encoding melanocortin receptor 4, with protein sequence MNSSYTRGPAKTSHHRNQSVAGFTSANGSHSNGSSAGCYEQLWISTEVFVMLGIVSLLANILVITAIVKNKNLHSPMYFFICSLAVADMLVSVSNAWETIFIAMLKSRHLLAQDNLIKSMDNVFDSMICSSLLASICSLLAIAVDRYITIFYALRYHNIVTVRRALTVIAAIWAVCIGSGILFIIYSESTTVVICLIAMFFAMLAIMASLYVHMFMLARLHVKRIAALSGSGAIHQAANMKGAITLTILLGVFIVCWAPFFLHLILMISCPRNPYCICFMSHFNMYLSLILCNSIIDPLIYAFRSQEMRKTFKEIICCYSLRGNCDLTSKY encoded by the coding sequence ATGAACTCCTCATACACTCGTGGCCCGGCAAAGACCTCCCATCACAGGAACCAGAGTGTGGCGGGATTCACCAGTGCCAATGGCTCACACAGCAATGGATCCTCCGCTGGCTGCTATGAACAACTGTGGATCTCGACAGAGGTCTTCGTCATGCTGGGAATAGTCAGCCTCTTGGCAAACATTTTGGTCATCACAGCCATCGTCAAAAACAAGAACCTTCACTCTCCCATGTACTTCTTCATATGCAGCTTAGCAGTGGCCGACATGCTGGTCAGTGTATCCAATGCCTGGGAGACCATCTTCATTGCCATGTTGAAAAGCCGGCACCTACTGGCTCAGGACAACTTGATCAAGAGTATGGACAATGTGTTTGACTCAATGATCTGCAGCTCCCTCCTCGCCTCCATTTGCAGCTTGCTAGCCATCGCTGTTGACAGGTACATCACCATCTTCTATGCCTTGCGCTACCATAACATCGTGACAGTGAGGCGGGCTCTGACAGTTATTGCTGCCATTTGGGCAGTTTGCATTGGCTCCGGAATCCTCTTCATTATCTACTCGGAGAGCACCACTGTGGTCATCTGCCTCATTGCCATGTTTTTTGCCATGCTTGCCATCATGGCCTCACTCTACGTCCACATGTTCATGCTTGCCCGCTTACACGTCAAGCGTATTGCTGCGCTGTCTGGCAGTGGTGCCATCCACCAGGCAGCCAACATGAAAGGGGCCATCACCCTGACCATTTTGCTGGGGGTTTTTATCGTCTGCTGGGCCCCATTCTTCCTGCACCTCATTCTCATGATCTCCTGCCCCCGAAACCCTTACTGCATCTGCTTCATGTCACACTTCAACATGTACCTAAGCCTCATCCTGTGTAACTCAATCATCGATCCCCTCATTTATGCTTTCCGTAGTCAGGAAATGCGGAAGACCTTCAAAGAAATAATCTGCTGTTATAGTCTGCGGGGGAATTGTGACCTGACAAGTAAATATTAA